GTTTCATCCAGCAGCCCTCTTTCCACCAGAATAGTAACTGATGTACCACCGCACAAATTTCTTCAATCCAGTCTGCAGATCTGTCGTGGGCTTATACCCAAGCTCCCTTTGAGCCATGCTAATGTTTGCATGAGTAAAAGGCACATCACCATTCCTTGGCAACTTCAAAATATTCCTCTTGGCCTTAACTTTCAAATGCCTCTCCAAAATGCTTACAAGATCTGAAACCGGAACAGGAGAAGTATTTCCCAAATTATAAACTCTAAATTGTGCTGGCCCCTTCTTCTTCCCCCCACTGCCTGTGCTCTTCTCGGCAGTATCCAATGCCCCCAAACAACCCTTGACAATATCATCAATGTAGGTAAAATCCCTAGCAACTGTACCGTGATTAGCAGCCTCAAAGATAGGTATGGTCTTCCCCTTCAAAATATCTCTTGTAAAAAAGAAATACGCCATATCTGGCCTTCCCCAAGGACCATATACGGTGAAAAACCTCAAGCCAGTTAAAGATAGaccatatatatgattataagTGTGTGCAATCTCTTCACCAGCTTTCTTAGTGGCAGCATATAAACTAGCAGGTTGATCAGTTCTATCTTTCTCACTAAAAGGAACCTTAGTATTAAGACCATAAACAGAACTAGAACTTGCCCACACAACAGCAGGTTGAGGATTAGCatttttacaaacttcaagtaaACTAACAAGGCCAGCAATGTTACTCTGAACATAAGAACTAGGATTTTCCATTGCATACCTTACTCCAGCTTGAGCAGCCAAATGCATCACGTGCGTAAATGAAACAACCTCAAAAAGCTTCCTCAATAGAGCCATGTCATTGATATCACCTTCAACAATGAAAATTCCCCTTCTCTCCAAAAGCGCTTGTCTTGCTCTTTTCAAAGAAGGGTCATAATAGTCATTGAAATTATCAAGACCAAGAACCCCATCACCGCGTCTTTTCAGAGCGGCTGAAACGTGTGTACCGACGAAACCGGCAGCCCCAGTTACCAAAACGGAGATACCATTACGGG
This sequence is a window from Mangifera indica cultivar Alphonso chromosome 5, CATAS_Mindica_2.1, whole genome shotgun sequence. Protein-coding genes within it:
- the LOC123216565 gene encoding LOW QUALITY PROTEIN: UDP-glucuronate 4-epimerase 3-like (The sequence of the model RefSeq protein was modified relative to this genomic sequence to represent the inferred CDS: deleted 2 bases in 1 codon); the protein is MSQLKQLSHLDNIPSTPGKFKMEKSSPYIQTQSHSSLAKLTFWSFIFFGVILFFFFRSPPSNPVPSDPSRRSLRTSNWGGPAFEKRIRSSARVRARNGISVLVTGAAGFVGTHVSAALKRRGDGVLGLDNFNDYYDPSLKRARQALLERRGIFIVEGDINDMALLRKLFEVVSFTHVMHLAAQAGVRYAMENPSSYVQSNIAGLVSLLEVCKNANPQPAVVWASSSSVYGLNTKVPFSEKDRTDQPASLYAATKKAGEEIAHTYNHIYGLSLTGLRFFTVYGPWGRPDMAYFFFTRDILKGKTIPIFEAANHGTVARDFTYIDDIVKGCLGALDTAEKSTGSGGKKKGPAQFRVYNLGNTSPVPVSDLVSILERHLKVKAKRNILKLPRNGDVPFTHANISMAQRELGYKPTTDLQTGLKKFVRWYISYYSGGKRAAG